A stretch of DNA from Oncorhynchus nerka isolate Pitt River linkage group LG22, Oner_Uvic_2.0, whole genome shotgun sequence:
GCCAGTTTGGAACGGATTAAGGTAAACGAAAATAACATTTTAAAGAAAGACAGGCAGAAGCTTTTGCATAGGATAGATTTTGGGGTGTATTTTTTGCAATGTCATTTGAAACGATGATTGTAAACGTGTGGGTGATGATGGCATTTAATTTAGTCTACAGTATCTGTTTCAGACAGCTTTTATGTGACTGTGACGTGACTGATGCTTGTGAAAAGATTCGTTAATTCCGTTTATAAATTGAGTCGACCAAAATTGGCCTTGATACTTCCTAAATAAAAATTGATTCGCCATGGTACTAtataattcattcattcattgtcTGCCGTCTCATTAACTACATGGAATTATTGCTTGATGATATTAAACGGGTCACTGCAGGTTAAAAAAATGCCAATGGAGTTATGATTCGGTGTCCTATTGATCTTAAACCAGAAACTATCAGGAAATAAACTCTGATCGTATTCcctccccctacacacacacacacacactttaacagtgttagtttcatcagctgctgTACAGATATGATACAAAACATGATAGGAACATCGTTTTTGGACTTCACAGGCCCCTCTTTAAGCATTTAAACACTAATTGTACCCCAGGTGTCTCAGGCAGCGGCAGAGCTCCAGCAGTACTGCCATCAGAATGCGGCTAAAGATGCTCTGCTGGTCGGGGTTCCGGCAGGCTCCAACCCCTTCAGAGAACCACGATCCTGTAACCTGTTCTAAGGTACTAAACTCTTGTCTATGTTGCATCTcgttatagcaccctattccctatatagtgcactactttagaccagagccctatagaaccctattccctatatagtgcactactttagaccagagccctatggaaccctattccctctatatagtgcactactttagaccagagccctatggaaccctattccctatatagtgcactactttagaccagggtctaggCTGGGGGACCTATGCAGGGGGCCTGCGGGTTCCTCGGAGAGGGGAAATACAACTAAATATGATGAAGTGCCTTCTGCCTTGTTTTTGATGACCAATGAACCTTTTAACCCAAGAGCAACTTCCATCTACAAAGGGCTACAGCGCTTTCTATCCTCCTTttaaatagatatatatatatatgtatgttatgtgtttttttttgcagGACCTGACACAAAAATGGCGGAGTCATGCAGAGGAAAACTTACGTTGGAATCCAAAAACGATGAAAAAGTGATCAGGCTGCATTCATTGAGAGATATATGTTTTCTCTTGTGCCACGTGGCTttgttatgtttttttttaaataatatatatCATATGAAGTAATAATAGGTTTGTATATTGGAGCTCATTTTTTATATTTGTTTCTTGGATGTTTAGTATTTTTAGTCCCAAAGttcttttagttttttttttttacaagtttGGTAACATTTAATATAATGATCTGATACAggagtaaaataaataataaataaaatacaggatAAAATAAGTCTAATGCTGTAATTACAACATTGTTCTTTAGCTTTGTTTTGCATTGCATCATCTGAAACTGAAGAGATGTTTTAAGTCGGGGGGGCTCGAAATTGCCTCAGTGTTTTAAGTCGGGGGGACTCAAACTGCCTCTGTGTTTTAAGTCGGGGGGCTCGAAACTGCCTCGGTGTTTTAAGTCGGGGGGCTCGAAACTGCCTCGGTGTTTTAAGTCGGGGGGGACTCGAAACTGCCTCGGTGTTTTAAGTCGGGGGGCTCGAAACTGCCTCGGTGTTTTAAGTCGGGGGACTCGAAACTGCCTCGGAATCGTTAAACTCCTTCCTTTCCTGTTGTTGAGACGTCGATGTTAAATGGAAACCGCTTATAGTCAGTGACAGGAAGCTAGGTCTTCCTGTTTCAACCCACCAGAGATACTTAATAATTCAC
This window harbors:
- the gng10 gene encoding guanine nucleotide-binding protein G(I)/G(S)/G(O) subunit gamma-10 → MTSNSNVSNMRRLVEQLKLEASLERIKVSQAAAELQQYCHQNAAKDALLVGVPAGSNPFREPRSCNLF